In Bacteroidales bacterium, the genomic stretch TATCGATCCAGTTATAGCCCACTCCGTCTGAGAATTGTTCCTTCTGTCGCCATGCAACGCTTTCAGGTAAAAGATCTTCAAATGCTTTTCGCAAAATCCACTTTTCCATTTTGCCATTACCGGCCATTTTATCCTTTGGATTCAGGCGCATCGCCACATCCAGAAATTCCTTATCAAGAAAAGGAACTCGTCCTTCAACACCCCAGGATGCAAGAGATTTATTGGCGCGAAGGCAATCATACATATGAAGTTTGTCGAGTTTGCGTACGGTTTCTTTATGGAATTCTTCTGCATTCGGAGCTTTATGGAAATAAAGATACCCACCAAAAATTTCGTCCGCACCTTCGCCTGAAAGCACCATTTTGACACCCATTGACTTAATCACACGCGACAGCAAATACATCGGCGTGCTGGCACGAATGGTAGTCACATCATACGTTTCAACATGATAAATAACGTCCCTGATGGCATCAAGACCTTCCTGGACTGTAAAGTGAATTTCATGATGAACCGTACCGATGTGGTCCGCTACTTTTTTGGCTGCCGCCAAATCAGGTGAGCCTTTCAATCCCACAGCAAAGGAGTGTAGTGTCGGCCACCATGCATCCTGGGTGCTGCCTGTTTCAATACGTTTAGCGGCAAATTTTTTGGCCACTGCCGAAATAACGGATGAATCAAGTCCACCGGATAATAATACGCCATAGGGTACATCGGACATCAGCTGCCGTTGAACCGCATCTTCCAAAGCTTTGCGAAGTACACTGATGCTGGATTCGTTATCTTTAACCGCATTGTAATCCATCCAGTCGCGCTTGTACCATTTTACGGGTTTACCATCAGGACTGAAATAATAATGTCCCGGCAGGAACTCTTCAATCTTTGAACATTTACCTTCAAGAGCTTTCAGTTCAGAAGCGACAAAGTAGGTACCCTGTTCATCCCAGCCCTGGTATAGAGGAATTATTCCTATATGATCGCGGCCAACAAGGAAACAGTCTTTTTCAGAATCATACAGAGCAAAGGCGAATATACCGTTCATATCTTCCAAAAAAGCAGGACCTTTTTCACAGTATAACGCAAGGATTACTTCACAATCGGAGTTTGTAAGGAATTCGTATTTCCCTTCAAAATGTTTGCGGATTTCCTGATGATTATATATTTCACCGTTAACTGATAAGACCAGCTTACCATCTTTACTGAAGAGCGGTTGCTTACCGGATTCCGGATCGACAATCGACAGGCGTTCATGAGCCAGAATGGCCTTGTCATTTGAAAAGATACCGGACCAATCCGGTCCGCGGTGCCTTACTTTCCTGGACATTTTTAAAATTTCAGCACGAAGATGGGCTTTCGGTTCCTTAATATCAAAGGCACAAACAATTCCACACATGATTCAATACTTTAGAAGTTTATTTATTGATTTCTGATCTTTTTATACAATCTGTAATTAATTATTGCCATTTACTTTTAATATGACACATATTTGATGCAAATATAATCAGTATTTAAATATTATGGTTGATTTTGTTATAAATTGTTTTAAAGTATGCTTAATTTTCAGAATTTCTTATCTTAATAGGATTAAATACACCATATCAGAATGAAGACAATCTTGCTTGCAGCTTCACTATTTATTCTTGAATGCTTTACATCATGTCAACAAGAAAACAAAGAATCGATGCCTGCCGGAGAAAAAACAGCCACTATTGCCGATTGGGAGAATCTCCGTTTCGGAGCGTTTGTACACTTCAATGACAACACCTTTATCGGGAAAGAGATATCTCAGAATATAAATCCCGGAATTTTCAATCCTGATCAGATTGATTTTCCGGGAATGATGGAGACCTTTAAAAAAGCAGGAATTAAGTATGCCGTGCTTACTTCACGCCATACTTCAGGTTTTTGCCTGTGGGACAGCAAAGCAACCGGTTTTGATGTGGCCAGCAGCGGCTTTCATGAAGATGTAGTGAAGTTATTCGTCGACGCCTGCAGAAAATACAATATCAAACCATGCCTCTATTATTGTTTATGGGGAGGAAAGGACTGGAACCCGGCTGGCTGGAATCCAATAATCAGGGATGAACTCAGTAAGACCTCACCAAAAGAAATTATAAAAAGCCAGCTCAGTGAATTGGCAACTGATTACGGAACTATTTCCGAATTCTGGCTCGACATGTATTGCTGGTGCGACACCACCCTTTCGGAGCAGGAAATCTACAGTCTGCTTAAAACAAAAAATCCCGGAACTGTTGTACATTTCAACCAACATGTGCAGGATGGAACCACGATCCGGTATTTTCCAACAGACATCCTGAACGGTGAAGAAAGGTTACCACCTGAAAAAGGGCACAATTGCACCAGAATAGTTGACGGGAACCAATACTATCTGCCCTTTGAATACGAGATCACTTCGCAGCGTTGTGACAGCCTTTCGCTGGGAAACGGGTTAATGAAGGGCTCTGTGTGGTTTACCTATCCGGGTAGCCGGTTTTATCCTGTGGACAGTTTATATAACTATATCAAACAAAGCTATACCCGTGGCGGAAGCAACATTCTGTTGTCCACAGCACCGGATAAAACAGGTTCTTACAGAAAGGAAGACAGGGATAGTCTTTTAAAACTGGGGAATTTGATTCGAGGCTTTTGGTTGGACCGATAAATTAGAGGATTACCAGTTTTTTTGATATTACTATTCCATCATTTACCAGTTTGATAATATAGATGCCGTCTGAAACAGGCACTCTGTTTATTCCCTTTGCAAGATTCATTCCTTCTATTAACCGGCCATCTATAGCAAAGACAAATAATTGCGTATTATTATCACAGGTAATCTGCAGGATATGCTTAAATACACATATTTCGGGAGTGCCAACCTCAAAACTACCAGTTGGAATACCCGGAACTATTTTAATATTGGTTGTTTTCAAGGCATTTGACCCTGAAAAATCAGCAAAAACAGTATTTGTCATCTCACAGAATATACTGTCGGCTAATGCTTTTGTGAAAACGAATTTTCCGTTTTCATAAGTATAATCAATATCCGGTAAAAGAGGTTTATGATGGATTGTTTGCCACAAATAAACAGTACCTGTGCCATTGACCATATAATGACGGCTGAGATCCAATTCAATTCCTGTTTCCAAAACCTGTGGAATTGTAACCTCTATTTGCGGGGCATAGGAGTAAAATGTCCAGCCATCTTTCCGTAAAGGAAGGGTTGAGAAATTTAACTGATTGCCCTCACACAACAATTGTTTCAAATTTTCATTATACCCGAGATTCAATGAATCAATATTGTTATACCTGCAGGATAGCATCTCCAATTCGGGTTCATTTTCTGTATCCAGCGTTATTATCTTATCGGAATCACAGGTAAAATGAGTAATACCTTTCCCAAAAATCCGTATAGGATTATAACCATTGCGCTTACCTTTAATTGTGGTGGGTGTTGAATTAATAATTCGTTTAAAAGGCGTTCCGTTCCCAAAGTCAATCTGGATAGAAGTAGAATCTTCACCGGCTTGAAATTTAAAAACAAGGTCATACCCGGTAACATGTGAAGTAGTCAAAATTATATTCTCCCCTTGCCATATGATATTTGTATTGGTTGTTTTAAATTCAAAACTATCCCTGAAATCCGGGAAGATGCTATTTGTCATTACACAGTAAACACTGTCATGTGGGTTTAGTAAGAAAACTGTACGGCCCTCAAGAACTACATAATCAGTATCCTGCTTAAGAATTTCACCCTTCGTTGTCTTCCATTGATACGTTGTGGGATATCCGCTTACATAAAGAAATTTACTCAAGTCTGTTTCTTTACCGGCATCAATTGTTTTAGGAATAGTAACCGGTTGCTGTGGTGCATAGGAATAAGCATTCCACAGCGTATCCTTCAGAGGCAGCGTACAAATAGTTAATCGGTTTCCTTCACAGTTTAAACGGGTCAACGCGTGGTTACGGGAAAGATTAAGACTGGATATGTTATTGTACCTGCATGATAGTTCCCTTAAAGCACTGTCATTTTGGGTGTTCAACGCAGTCAGCCGATTCGAATCACAAATAAAGTGTGTGATTCCGTTGCCAAATATTTTAACAGGGTCGTTACCCGTCAATTTTCCTTTAATTCTTGTGAGTAAAGTATCACAAAGGGTATCCTTTATAAATTGGCCGTCGCCAAAATCAATCAAAACCGGCGTGCTGTCATGTTCTGCCTGAATGCAGAAAGATATTTCGGAGCTAATATCACCGGATGTAATCATATACAAATCTGCATTTTGTCCGGCAATTTTGATCTTTCCTGTTTTCAGCCCTCCTGTATTGGCAAAATCAGGGAAGGCTGCATTTGTCATTTCACAATAAACGCTGTCACCAGGTGCAAAAAGGAAGATCGTTTTGCCGTTTTTCAGCCTGTAATGAAGATCTTTTATAAGCACTTCACCAGATGTTGTTTTCCAGGTATACTGAGTTGTATCTTCATTAACCGACAACTGATCGGATAAATCCATTACTTCTCCCATCTGGAGCTCGCCTGGTACAGGAATATCTTGTTGAGGTGCATAGTTGTAACTTATATCTTGTTTAACGGGAAGTGAGGTGAATTTAAACCGGTTAAGGGTGCAATCCATTTGTTTCAGGACCAGGTTGTGGCTGATATCGAGATATATAAGGTTATTATTCATGCAGTATAAGGAAGCAAGTGTGTGGTTAGTTGTAAGAATTAGTGTATCCAGGAGATTACCAGAACAATTAAGTACATCCAGGAATTTTAACCCGGTTAAATTCAGTTTAGTCAACAGGTTGTTTTCACAAGATAAGCTACCGAGTTTAGTGTTTCCGGTTAAATCTAAAGAATTAAGTTTATTATCGCTGCAAATCAGAATATTTAAAACCTGGTTGCTTCGCACATCGAGATCAGACAACAGGTTATTTCCACAGTTAAGTTCCAGTAATCCTGAATTATCAGAGACTTCCAAATGACTGATTTGATTGTCGTTTAAGTACAGATATTGAAGCGAACCAATTGCACCCGGTTTAAAAACCGATATTAAATTATCGAACGCCAATAATGTCCTCAGTTCATAGTTATTACTTACATCAAGAGTTGTCAACCGGTTATATCCGCAAGAAATGTAATATAGTTTTGGATTATGCGAAAAATCGATTTGATTTATTTGATTTACGCTGCAATTCAGTGTAGTTAAGAGCGTATTGTTTGATATATCAAGTTCGCTGATGTTGTTATATCCGCAACCCAGGTTTATAAGTTCAGTATTCTGGCTGACATCCAAAGAGGATACCTGGTTGTTGCCGCATGTCAGGCTTGAAAGTAAAAGGTTATTGGTGACATTCAATGAATGAATGTTATTTGCAGAACAATTTAGTTCGGATAAACCACGAGCACTGCCAGTTTCAAGTGAAGTAAGCTGGTTATTACTGCAATCAAGAACTTTAAGTGCAGAATCCCGGCTTAAATCCAGATTTGTCAGATTATTATGTTCACACCTGATATTCATCAGTTGAGAATCACCCGTAACGTCAACATAAGATAATGCGTTATAAGAGCATTCCAGCGTAGTCAGAAAAGGCTTATTACTTACATCCAGTGTATCCAGTTGATTATATGAACAGGCAAGAAGTATCATCCTGTCGTTCTTGCGAACATCGAGTTTATCGATCTGGTTACCCATACAGATCAATGTTTCAAGCCTTGTGTTATTGCTTACATCGAGTGAACCTATTTGATTATATGAACAATACAGATAGTTAAGCACTATACTGTTTGAAACATCGATGGAAGTAACCTGCTGGCCTGCACATGCGAACAATACTATTGTCGGCGCATACCATTTAACGGTTTTATTCCCGGCAACAACCCCTTCAATAACAGAAGTGTACGAATGAATTGTTTTATTAACAAGGATGCCATCACCGAAGTCTACCTGGACAACGGTATTGTCAGACAGTGAAGAAACCTCAAATCGTAATTGGGAACCAACTGGTTTCGATGTTGTAACTGAAATAGTTGGAGTTTGACCCCCTGCCATGTAAAAGGGATAAAGAAGAACTCCGAAGAGAACTGCTTTGAAAGTCATTTGTAAAGTTTGTATCGGCCAGTGTAACAATTATACCTGGTAAAACGAAAGTTACTATATTTCATTGACATAGTTTATCGTCACCAGACTATTTCAATATGTCGCTTTATATTCGTTGTGCCAGATTTGTATAATTCATCAAGATCAGGAACCAATCCATTTCTGTGCTTCATCCAGGGTCGAAAATGCCTTGATCTGAAATTGGTTATCCGTTCTCTTATTGGTATAGTCAACATAGAAGTTGACCGCCAGCCTTCCAAAAACGCTATAAGGCAAAACAAACGCTACTTTCTTGGCCCCAAAGCCGTATGCCCTGTCGTTTACATTGGCATTCAGCCAAATGAGATCATCCGGTTTCACAACTTTCAGCTGGCGGGTGTCATTAATCCGACCCAGGTTGGGAATCGACTTGATTTTCTCCTCCATAAAATCCATTCCTTTTACAAATGGAATTCGCCATGAATCACCTGACAGGTACCTCAATGGTTTCCAGATGATTGCCGGAATTTCAGGTACAAATTCCAAACTTACATTTGAATCTTCAAGTATTACCATGGACGAGAATATTGGTTTATCGGGTGCTTTCCAAAAATAATATTATTCCGGCCAATAATGAAAAAAATAGCCGGAGCTTAAATATATTGCATAGTAACCTTATATAGACACTATTTATATATCACATATAAATCTTCTTCTAATTGCAGTGCTTTAAAGAATTATTCTTTTTAAAGACAGTATTTTTAGGATGCCGGGAATTATTTAACCCAAATTGTAAAAAACATTAAAATTCTGACTTTGTTGTAACCATGTTATAAAAGACTTATCTTCTTTCTTTGTTATATATCTCAACCCACTGCCAATTATAGTTCTTCAATTGTAAGTTATTCGGCTGACAGATTTTGGCTGTCGATTTTTATTTTCTAGTATACTATGTTTAAGAAATTAATCGGAAACTTTTATGAAAAAACTATACCTTCTGATTGCCTTCATTCCTTATTGTCTATTAGGATTTGCAGGAAATCATGAATCGCGGGTTGTCACCAAAGACAGTGCTTACGTGGGCAAGAAATTTATTATCGGGGAAAAACAGGCAAAATTAATATTAAATAATGGGACCAAAATTTCATTCCCACTTGAACAAATAGTCTCCTATTCATCCAATGGTAAAGAATTTAGAAAACTACCCTTGTATGTAGATGGTAAGCCCACTAATCAACTGGTTTTTATGGAGCTTGTCAAGGTTCAGGATAACCTGAAACTTTTCAGGTACTGCAAGTCAACTTATTGTCCTTATTCAAAAGTCGTTACCTACTTACTATTTGATGGTGCCGGTTTAAGCCTCGCATACGAAGATAAAACACTACCTTGAATCAATGCGGCTTAAGCATTGGTTGCCAGAAAGCACGGATATGGTGCAATTAATTTCAACTATTAACGCAACCAATAAGTGGTTAAATTGATCTTTGTAAGAAATTACACGTTGATTAACCGCACATGATAAGGGCAGGTCTTGTTTTCTTTCTGATTTGGATTTCTTTTCTTGCTACCGCACAGGAAATTATATCCGGACAAGTGGTCGATTTACTTTCCGGAGAAGGCATTGCCAGTGCCGAAGTTCATTTTAAAGACAGTGATAGTGCCATTTATACCAATAGCCTGGGAGAATTCAGGATCAGTCATGGCAATGATACCGTAACCGTTGGAGAAATCAATATAAGAGGTAATTTATTATCATGGAATATTACCACATCCGGAACGATCAGTATTTACAATATGTCGGGGCAGCTGATCCGGAATTTTACGATCAATGTAGGTACTGGCGAAGAAACTCTCAGGTTATTGAACGGTATTTACGTTTTAAAAGCCAACATGGCATCCGGCCAATCGTATCAAACCAAATTTGTTTATAATGCTGATCAATATGTGACGCGGGTTATCGCGGTTGCCCTTACCAAATCCACCGCAAGGCTTTCATCCATGGATACCCTGGTCATACAGAAAAACGGGTACTACACGCAGGAATACCCGGTTAACCAATCCTATGCAGTGTATGACATGATGCAGACTTCATACCCTGCAGGCACAGATTTTCTTAGGAAATTAATCCGGCCTGAATCTTTTAATCTTATGGCGGGTCCCCCGCTTAACCCGGTATTCAGCGAAATCCGGTCGGTTAAAATCCTCTATTCCATTAAAGACGATGACGTTTACTATATAAACTCCGAAAAGTATTTCATCCACTATGAATTTGCCAGGGATGTACTGGGGTACAACAAAGGACATGCGATGTTCAACCAGGAACAATATACCAATAATCCGGATC encodes the following:
- the asnB gene encoding asparagine synthase B, which encodes MCGIVCAFDIKEPKAHLRAEILKMSRKVRHRGPDWSGIFSNDKAILAHERLSIVDPESGKQPLFSKDGKLVLSVNGEIYNHQEIRKHFEGKYEFLTNSDCEVILALYCEKGPAFLEDMNGIFAFALYDSEKDCFLVGRDHIGIIPLYQGWDEQGTYFVASELKALEGKCSKIEEFLPGHYYFSPDGKPVKWYKRDWMDYNAVKDNESSISVLRKALEDAVQRQLMSDVPYGVLLSGGLDSSVISAVAKKFAAKRIETGSTQDAWWPTLHSFAVGLKGSPDLAAAKKVADHIGTVHHEIHFTVQEGLDAIRDVIYHVETYDVTTIRASTPMYLLSRVIKSMGVKMVLSGEGADEIFGGYLYFHKAPNAEEFHKETVRKLDKLHMYDCLRANKSLASWGVEGRVPFLDKEFLDVAMRLNPKDKMAGNGKMEKWILRKAFEDLLPESVAWRQKEQFSDGVGYNWIDTLKELTNRMVSDEQMEKVKETFPVNPPLNKEEYYYRSIFTEHFPSEQAALCVPSVPSVACSTPIALEWDAAFKNMNDPSGRSIKTVHEQAYK
- a CDS encoding alpha-L-fucosidase, producing MKTILLAASLFILECFTSCQQENKESMPAGEKTATIADWENLRFGAFVHFNDNTFIGKEISQNINPGIFNPDQIDFPGMMETFKKAGIKYAVLTSRHTSGFCLWDSKATGFDVASSGFHEDVVKLFVDACRKYNIKPCLYYCLWGGKDWNPAGWNPIIRDELSKTSPKEIIKSQLSELATDYGTISEFWLDMYCWCDTTLSEQEIYSLLKTKNPGTVVHFNQHVQDGTTIRYFPTDILNGEERLPPEKGHNCTRIVDGNQYYLPFEYEITSQRCDSLSLGNGLMKGSVWFTYPGSRFYPVDSLYNYIKQSYTRGGSNILLSTAPDKTGSYRKEDRDSLLKLGNLIRGFWLDR